One region of Eupeodes corollae chromosome 1, idEupCoro1.1, whole genome shotgun sequence genomic DNA includes:
- the LOC129941776 gene encoding uncharacterized protein LOC129941776, which yields MSENKTICKRTNKNQFEKLVELMESNPNLARGVGEFGSSKKNQKEYWDQFATTLNSLGPPTRDGKEWHKVWLDYKLKIKRKLSMNKAEVVATGGGKYFQVSLTPLEQAVDELLGLEQAVRPEGMCFGSSHQISEDLIIGLQDIEVLNEKDPGEADKQKSPPPPLPAMKRTTMNENSEKERLRLLQGQTATQTELVKIEKEKLSFLSDIARFSRKSYEIQREKLALLKAAEKRKEKENFDKNRRHAEYLEMETKKHELEMLKFNLKN from the exons Atgtcggaaaataaaacaat ctgcaagagaactaataaaaatcaGTTCGAAAAGCTAGTCGAACTGATGGAATCGAACCCAAATCTAGCGAGAGGTGTTGGAGAGTTtggttcttccaaaaaaaaccaaaaggaaTATTGGGACCAATTTGCTACAACCCTCAACTCACTTGGGCCACCTACTCGTGATGGAAAAGAATGGCACAAG GTTTGGCTGGATTATAAGCTCAAAATCAAAAGGAAACTTTCGATGAATAAAGCCGAAGTGGTGGCAACTGGTGGAGGTAAATACTTTCAAGTTTCCTTAACACCTTTGGAACAAGCTGTGGATGAGCTGCTTGGACTTGAGCAAGCTGTAAGGCCAGAAGGTATGTGCtttggttcatctcaccaaattTCAGAGGACTTAATTATCGGCTTACAAGACATTGAAGTGCTCAACGAAAAAGACCCTGGTGAAGCCGATAAACAAAAATCACCCCCGCCCCCACTACCAGCAATGAAAAGAACCACAATGaatgaaaattctgaaaaagaaCGCCTTCGCTTGTTACAAGGCCAAACTGCAACACAGacagagttggtaaaaatcgaaaaagaaaagttaagttTTCTGTCCGACATCGCCAGATTTTCCAGAAAAAGCTACGAAATTCAAAGAGAGAAGCTTGCTCTATTAAAAGCAGcagaaaaaaggaaagaaaaagaaaatttcgatAAAAACCGTCGCCATGCTGAGTATCTGGAAATGGAAACGAAAAAGCACGAATTGGAGatgcttaaatttaatttaaaaaattaa
- the LOC129946915 gene encoding putative nuclease HARBI1: MSSDEKQNARNYFFSTSRLPGVIGCVDGIHIGIVAPIELRHQYLNRKGYYSLNAMIACDHNMCIRYVDARYPGSTHDSFVWNCSNLKSVLETWYQRGERSMFLGDAAGYPLSSCLLTPFRNVSSGSRQSLFNKQHAKGRNIIERTIGVLKSRFRCLLNERKMHYAPSKAKQIVNACCALHNICIKYRVTDPEIVEEEISLPTEGIQLETPSSAEAERRRNQIMESL; encoded by the exons ATGTCATCCGATGAGAAACAAAATGcacgaaactattttttttcaacgtCCAGGTTACCAGGAGTAATTGGATGTGTTGACGGGATCCATATAGGAATCGTTGCTCCGATTGAGTTACGTCATCAGTATCTTAACCGAAAAGGATATTACAGTTTAAACGCAATGATA GCGTGTGACCATAACATGTGTATTCGTTATGTTGACGCAAGATATCCTGGATCGACCCATGATTCCTTTGTATGGAACTGCAGTAATCTTAAGTCAGTTCTTGAAACGTGGTACCAAAGAGGAGAACGTTCAATGTTCCTtg gAGACGCCGCCGGTTACCCACTATCGTCTTGTTTGCTCACTCCTTTCAGAAACGTAAGTTCCGGTTCAAGGCAGTCTTTATTCAATAAGCAACACGCCAAAGGCAGAAATATAATAGAAAGGACTATTGGCGTTCTTAAGAGTCGATTTCGCTGTCTTTTAAATGAAAGGAAAATGCATTACGCTCCTTCAAAGGCAAAACAAATTGTGAATGCATGCTGTGCCTTGCAtaacatttgtataaaatacCGAGTTACAGATCCCGAGATTGTAGAAGAGGAAATATCTTTACCAACAGAAGGAATACAACTCGAAACTCCAAGCAGTGCTGAAGCCGAACGCAGAAGAAATCAAATAATGGAAtctctgtaa